CTACTTTTTCCGGCCGGAAAACAGCATACTTGATCGCGAGCCAGGCACCTAAAGAAATCCCGATTATACTTGCTTTATCGATCGCTAACGCTCCAAAGACATCATCAAGCCACTCCGCATAAGCAGAACTGTCGAAAGGCAACTGTTCTTCGGCGCTTTTTCCTGGTTCCCCTGGAATATCGACGGCATAGACGCGAAAATGCTTCATATAGGTCGGCATATCCCCCAGCCACATCACGGAATTCATCCCGCTGCCATGAAGAAGGATCAACGGCGGCGCGTTTGGATCGCCTCCTGCTAAAACAAACGTTTTGCCATACCGGGTAGTCAGATGGATCGTCTCATATTGCGCTGACCATTGTTCCAATAAAGCATCATACATTCTGAGAACTTCTTTTTTCCCTTCCGGAGTGCGGAAGGCCATTCCGTTTTTCATAGCTTTCCCTCCACTGAATATTCATCTGCCATTTTCTTCTTGTCGTTTATTATTGCTGAAAATCGCCGCTAAGCTTATTCCGGACGGTTTCCAGCCAGCTCAGTTCATTTTCACAGGATGAAATGATATTCTCTTGAATCATCTCCCACATAGTAAGTTCCCTTTTGCTTCTGGCTGGTGAAAACCTGCCTCTGCGGCTTTTCTCTTTTTCCAGGATGATCTGCATTTTAATTTGCTCTTCATATGCCAACAGCAAACTTTTTAATTCCTCATCATTCAGGAGATCCGACCAGGCAAGCTGTATCAGAAAGGTTTTTTTGATTTCCGCGATTTCCGGTGTTGAAAGCACCCATTTTTTCAATTCTACGATCCCCTCTGCCGTGATCGTATATATTTTTTTGGCAGGTGAACTTTCCTGCATCTGGATTTCATTGGTCACAAAACCCAGGTTCAGCAGTTCAACCAAGGCTTTATAGATCTGATTGTTATTGCCGGACCAATACATAAACGATGAATCCTGAATAATTTTTTTCAGATCATACCCCGTCAGAGACTGCGTACTGAGAATTCCCAGAATCGCATAATTAATGGACATCATCATGGGCATCATTTTTTTCTTCACTTCCATTCAAAATAATACAATAACATATGTTATTAATAACATATGTTATTGTATTTGTAAAGTGCTATCCCATTTATAAAAAGTTTTAATATCAAATAAGGTTAAATGTTTAATGCTTGTGATGCATATCCGGTGCATGATGATGTGCATGTTGTATGGTTTCATGTTCGTGCGGATGACTGTGTTCCCCTGATGTAAAATCACCGTGAACATGGGTATGATGGCCGTCACCATGATGATGGCGATGGTCATGACACAACACTTCGTGACGATGTTGATGGTCATGTTTCTCCCTAGCCGCATAATAGGCCCCAAATATCATTAGAATAGCTGCCATAATAAAATTGCTTGTTATGGGTTCTTTGGCGACAATAAAAGATAAGCCGACGCCAATAAACGGTGCAATGGCATAATAGGCGCTTGTTCTGGCCGCCCCGAGGTCTCTCTGGGCTCTGACATAGAAAAAGATACTGAGGCCATAAGCGAAGAATCCCAGTATTAGCGTAAAAAGTATATAGCTGTAACCGGCTGTCATTTGCTTGGTGACAAAGGCAATAAGCAAGGAACCTGTTCCAGACCCCAATCCTTTAATGACGACGATCTGCATGGGATCTTTCAGCGAAAGCATTTTCGTAAAATTATTCTCTAATCCCCAGCAGAGACAGGCCAGCAGGACAAATATGGAACCTGCCGAAAAAGAAAGTCCTTGAAGATCTTTTAAAGATAAGAGTATGCTGGAAGCCGTAATGAGAATGATTGCTGTCCAAAGTCTTTTCCCGATTGTCTCCTTAAAGAGCCACAAGGCAAGAAGTGCGGTCGCCGCGATTTCAAAATTGCTCAATAGAGATACATTAGCAGCCGCAGTCGTACTCAATCCGACCAGGAGCAGAATAGGCGCACTCATATCCAAAATCACCATTCCAATTGTAAAGGGCAGATCGTTCCTGGCAATACCTGCTTCTTTAGATAACGGCCTATTTGCTTTAATGATCAATCGCAGCGCGAACATGCCGGTGCCAGCACCCAGATAAAGAAGTGCAGCGATCATGATCGGCGATAAATGGGACAATAACAATTTGGACAATGGCGTGCTTATACCGAAAAGTGCAGCTGCCAGGAGTGCCTGGAATACTGCAAATTTTTGTTTCTGCATCGAAAATCCCTGCCTTATTGACATAATCTCGGCGTCACGTAATCAGCATTTTGAAGTTAATTGATACAGGTCTGACCTTCTCTGGGCAAGCAGCGGCAATTCACGTCGGACTTTAGCCACTTCAGCCAGGTCAAGATCCTGAATGATACAACCTTCGCGTTCATCCATTTGCTGCAGGACATTTCCCCACGGTCCGACCATGATCGTGTGCCCCCAGGACGTATATCCGGCTTCCGGATCACGGGCCGGAGCAGCGCCCACCATAAAAACCTGATTATCCACTGCCCGGGTTCGGAACAGGACCTCCCAGTGGGCCGGCCCGGTCGTCATATTAAAGGCTCCCGGCACAATAATCATTTTAGCGCCCTGATCGACCATCAGTCTCGCCAGTTCCGGAAAGCGCAAGTCATAGCAGATACAGATTCCCATCGTTCCGAATTCCGTGTCAAATACAGTAGCCTTGTTTCCGGGGCTTAAGGTATCCGATTCCCGAAATTGCTGTCCGCCCTCAATCTCGATATCAAAGAGGTGAACTTTGCGGTGTTTGCCTATTTGCCGGCCTTGGCGGTCAAACACATACGAAGTGTTATAAATCTTGTTCTCCCGGTCTTTTTCCGGCATCGAACCTGCAACGAGATAGATCTTATACTTTACGGCCAGAGATGAGAGCTTCTGCCAGCACGCCCCGCCCTCTTCCTCTGCATAATCAGGAAATAAAGATGTCTGATATGGGCAGTTAAACATCTCCGGCAGAATGACCAGATCAACATTCTCTTTAGCCAGGCTGTCCAAATGTTGTTGGAGACGGTCGAGGTTCTCCGATTTCTCCGGAGAAACTTTTAACTGAAGCGCCGCAGTTCGAACAATAGACAAGATGATCCATCCTTTACAAGTTATTTGTCCTTTGATTTATCATTTACTATCTTTGTTCTTTGCCTAAGAAAAAACGAATCCTAAAATACTTCTATTTTGGATTCGTATCTGCTTACTATCATTATCATACGTGCTCGGAAAAAGTCAACAAGCAGACTGATTTGTACTGCTCCATACCATTCATAGTACCGTGATACCAGTTCTCCATAGCCGTTGAAGTAATAATTCACTTCATCCGGTCCAGCGCTTTCAAGATGCCGTAAATAATGGCCTGAGGCCGTGGCGGGCAGCCGGGGATATACACATCGACCGGTACAATGGTATCGATGCCGTTGTTGGTGGCATAGGAGTCCTTAAAAATGCCACCGCTGCAGGCGCAGGCACCCACTGCTACGACGAGCTTCGGATCAGGTGCTGCATGATACGTCTTCACCAGCGCCTGCTGCATATTTCTGGTTGCAGTGCCTGTCACCAAAAGCATGTCGGCATGTCTTGGCGACGCCACAAAACTGATTCCGAGCCTTTCAATATCGTTGACGGGATTATTCAGCGCATTGATCTCATAATCACAGCCGTTGCAGGAACCGGAATCGACTTCTCTGATCTGCAGACTCCGGCCGAACATCTTTTTGATCTTTGCTTCCAGGTCACTGCAAACCGCTTCGTAGGAAGTGTCAGGCAGGTTGTTTTCATCAATCATCAGCGTTTGGTTTTTGACAGATACGCTCTTATCCACGTGGAGCATTGCTTTATCCTTTTCAGCCAGCTCAAATTGGTTGGTGGTCGTTACTGCACCTGCCGGACAGACTTCTTCACACAGCACACAGAAGATGCACGCGTCATAGTTAATCCCAATGATGCCTGCTTCCTTAGCCATCACGATTGCCTGAGAGGGACAGCGCAGGACACATTCCCCGCAAAAACTGCACTTTTCAGGATTGATTTCGGTCTGCCCCAGGAACTGGGCGCCACTGGCGGGTATCTTTGGATATTCCTGGGTAAGCCTTGGGTATTGGATGATTTTTTTTAGCATCTTAAACATTTTTTTGTCTTCCTTGCTCGTACCGTATATTTTATCAATAGATAAATTATTATTTTGGGCCTGTCTGCGTGCCACAGTTCCGCTTTCGGCCGTTGTGTCATCCTTGACCCGTCGCTCCTTGCCATCCATGGCATCGCGACATTAGGCCATCCGTGGCCGTCAAAGGCCGCGCTACGCACTCCATGCTCCGCTTGACGCTGGAACCGTGGCACGCAGACTGATCAAAAGCTGATTAGTAATTTCTGCATGCTAGACATTGATATAAGTTGATTGATTAAACTAAGTTATACGATTACAACTATTTAAAATATCTACAAAAACGAGCTACATTCTGACATGCAAACCTGCTTGAATATGCATAAGATCAGTCTGGGGGCCACAGTTCCACTGTGAGCGGAGCAGGATTGCGCAGCGCGGCCTTTTGTGCCATGGATGGCACAATGGCCGAAAAGTGGTATTGTGGCCCCCAGACTTGCCCCAGATCGTAGTATGCCTCTCCTTAGAGATCGTTCCCTGCGTAGGAAAGGTTAAAGCTTTTATTGATCAGCGGAAAGTCCGGCACAATATTGCCTTTGACTGCATGACAGAGGGCCGGCCAGTTGCAGAAAGACGGCGTCCTGATTTTATAGCGGTACACAGTGTTGTTCTCGCCTGTCATCAGCCAGTGGATGTTTTCGCCGCGCGGGGCTTCGGTCAAACCAAAAGCAAAGCGATACGGCTCAACAGCTTCAACAGGTTCCAGAACCTTCCCTGAGGGCATTTGATTGATTGCCTGGACCATCAGGTTAATGGATTCAAAGCACTCCTCTATTTTGGTATTCAGCCGGCAGTTAATATCGCCGTTGTAATGTTCCGGAATATTGAACTTGAGCTGCGGATATGCCGCATATGGAAAAGATTTTCGAACATCATAGCGCAGTCCTGAAGCCCGGCCGCCGGGGCCGACCGTATTCAAATCGGCAGCAATTTTCTGATCTAGAATACCGGTATTTTCAATTCTGTCAATAAATAAACTGTTGGCTTTGATAATCTCGACAGTATCCTCGAGCTCACAGCGGATTTTATTCAGCTGACCAATCAAACTGGTTTCCTTCCCGGCCACAAAGTCTTTGCGTACCCCGCCCGGTTTATTGACACTTCTCAGGAAGCGCATGCCGCACAGTTCATCAGCTAAGGCATAGGCCCAGCCTCTGATCATCCGGAACTGAAATGTTGCAAACCCGTAAGCAGCGTCAAGACAAACCCCGCCGAGATCGCCAAGATGGCTGGTCAGCCTCTCCAGCTCGGCAAAAATGACCCGGGTGTAGGCTGCCCTGACCGGAACTTCGATTCCGGCAATCTTTTCGATGGCCTGACAGTACGCCAGGGAATTGGCAAAGGTCTCATCTCCTGAAATCCGTTCCGAAATATACAGGCATTTCTCAATGCTTTGCTGTTCGGCCAGTTTCTCTATTCCTTTATGGACAAAGTACAATTGTGCTTCAAGATTGATGATCGGTTCTCCGGCCACACTGAAACGAAAATGGCCCGGCTCGATGATTCCGGCATGGACAGGTCCAACGGGAATCTCATAGACCCCTTCCCCTTCAACCTTGCAAAAACTGATTTCTTCTGCCGCCCGCTGCGGTCTGTATCCGGCTGGAAAAGCTTTATGCAGCGGATAAACCCCGTTCGGCCAGTTGCTATGAAAAACCAGTCTTTTGGCATCCGGGTGGCCTATCGGGATGATTCCGAATAAATCCTTGATTTCCCGCTCGTACGCTGCCGCAGCCTGAATGATATTGCTGACTGACGGTATTTCCATTTTGTCAGGACTGACCGACACTTTGATCACCAGAAGCAACGCATCCTGTCTGTCCGCAAAAACGTAATAAACGCCAAAGCAGGAATTCTGGCTTTGCTCATCATTGGCAAACATCAGGACGAGCGGATAACCCAGTTCTTTATTCATGTAGGCGCATATTCCGGGAATACTTTCCGAAGCTGTATTCAGATAAAGCTCATGATCGTGGCTATTCCTGTTTTTCTTGCCTATATCGGTCAACTCTGCAACGCAAAACTTTTCCGCGAGTATTTGTTTTAATTCGGATGCCTTCATCATCTCTACCTCTATTTTCAGCAATATTTCATTTACTAGTGCCACGTTCTCAAATTCCCTGCTCAAATAATTCATACAAGCTTGATTAGCCAAAATTACCATTTTGTTTTAACAGGACTTACGAATCCCTTCATTAGATTGTACCTAGGATAATTCCCTGGGCCTGAATGATCAGCTCCCGGACTGTTTCCGGCAAATAAACCCCGCCGACTGTAACGGCTGCCAGCAGAATGACCAGGCAGATTGTTCCGAGAATGTTGATTTCTCCTGTTTTGGCAGCAGCAGCCTCCGTACTGTCCGGCTCACCATAAAACATTTTAAAAAGCGTCACAGCGATGCCGGCAAATACAGCCGCCAGAAGCAGAATGAACACCATTCCGACCCAAAGGCTGGATTGGTTGAAAATTGCGGCGGTAATACTGAATTCACTCGCAAATACGTTGAAAGGCGGGGTTCCGGCAATTGCAAACAGACCGAGCAGAAAGACCGTTCCCGAAACAGGCAGCGTTTTCAGAATCCCTTTGATCTTGAAAATCTGTTTGGTGTCATATTTCTGCATGATATTGCCGGCAGATAAAAACAGCATGGACTTGGTCAGCGAATGGTTAATCATATGCAGCAGCCCGCCGAAAATAGACAGCGGTGTAAAGATCCCGATCGCAACAGCGATAATTCCCATATGTTCAATACTGGAATAAGCCAGAAGCCGTTTATAATCCTTCTGCGTCAGAATAAATATAGCCGCGGTAGCAATCGATAAAATCCCGATCGCGATGAGGAGCCTCCCGGTAAAGCTGCTGCTTCCCTGATTGTGATTCACAATGGCCGTCGTCCGGATAATGCCATACATCGCACTGTTCAGAAGAACACCGGACAGCATAGCACTGATCGGTGATGGAGCCTGACTGTGCGCATCAGGCAGCCAGGTATGCATCGGAGCAAGGCCGGCTTTCGTCCCGAATCCGACCAAAATAAAGATGAAGGCCAGGCGCAGAACAGAACTTTTTAAGGATGCCGCGTTGGCATACAGCGCCGTCCAATCCAAAAATGAGCCGCTCTCCAATATTCCGGCCGAAGAAAGGTGCAGTAAAATGATACCGAGCAGGGCAACCGCAATACCGACAGAACAAATAATCACATACTTCCAGGCAGCTTCAAGCGCATAACGATTGTTATAAAAGCCGACCAAAAAGGCTGAGGCCAGCGTTGTCGCTTCGATCGCAATCCACATCAGACCCATGTTTTTGACTGTCAGCGCCAATATCATCGTAAAAATAAAAGTCACCATCAGCATATAGTACAGTCGGATTTTTGGGGCCGGCAGCTTATCCTGTCTGACTTCTTCCTCAAGATAACCAATCGAAAAGATGGCCGCCATCAAACCTATCGTCAGGACAATGTCCAGAATCATCATGCTCAGGGCATCGAGATAGAAAAATCCGCCCAGCCAAGAATAAGCAATCGCTCCATACAGTATGACGTTATGGGTCAGGATAGCTGCGATGATCAGCAGCAGCACGGCTGATGAGACACTGACGAGGTGCTGCAGCCGCTTCGGTTTAAGTATAAAGAGCAGCAGTAAGGCAATGATTGGAATGACCAGAAGTAAAAAGCCCATATCGTTGTATCTTATCCTTTCAGATTATTGAGTTGATCCGTATCAATGGAGTCAAATTGGTCATTAATGCGAAACGTCAGCATGCCCATAATCAGAACGAAGGTAACCAGGTCAATGAATATCCCAAGATCCACAATGAAAGGCATTCCCTGCGTTGCGAGCATGGCTGTGATATACAGACCGTTTTCGATGACCAGAAAGCCAATGATTTGTCCAAGCGCTTTTTTACGGCTGATCATAAAGAAAAGGCCGATCCAGATCACGGAGATCGAGTTGACGAGCTGCATATTGGACATCCCCTGGCTGCTGCCGTCAATCGAAGCCAGCGTGAAGTAAGAAAAAACAACCAGTCCGCAGCAGACCAAAACCAGGATTGGAATATTCAAGATAAAGTCTTTTTCAACTCTGTACCTTACAGAGGCATATGTCCTGTTCAGAAGACCTGGAATGTAGATGACTTTCAGAACAACAATCAGGATACAGACAATCAAAATATCCCAGCGTCCTTCGTCCAACAGGCTTCTGACTCCCATGACCCCGGCAGCCAGAGCAATCAGCATGGACTGAATCCGGAAAGACTTGATATAGGAGCTGATTCGTTTATTGGC
This sequence is a window from Dehalobacter sp.. Protein-coding genes within it:
- a CDS encoding DMT family transporter; amino-acid sequence: MQKQKFAVFQALLAAALFGISTPLSKLLLSHLSPIMIAALLYLGAGTGMFALRLIIKANRPLSKEAGIARNDLPFTIGMVILDMSAPILLLVGLSTTAAANVSLLSNFEIAATALLALWLFKETIGKRLWTAIILITASSILLSLKDLQGLSFSAGSIFVLLACLCWGLENNFTKMLSLKDPMQIVVIKGLGSGTGSLLIAFVTKQMTAGYSYILFTLILGFFAYGLSIFFYVRAQRDLGAARTSAYYAIAPFIGVGLSFIVAKEPITSNFIMAAILMIFGAYYAAREKHDHQHRHEVLCHDHRHHHGDGHHTHVHGDFTSGEHSHPHEHETIQHAHHHAPDMHHKH
- a CDS encoding hydrogenase 4 subunit F; its protein translation is MGFLLLVIPIIALLLLFILKPKRLQHLVSVSSAVLLLIIAAILTHNVILYGAIAYSWLGGFFYLDALSMMILDIVLTIGLMAAIFSIGYLEEEVRQDKLPAPKIRLYYMLMVTFIFTMILALTVKNMGLMWIAIEATTLASAFLVGFYNNRYALEAAWKYVIICSVGIAVALLGIILLHLSSAGILESGSFLDWTALYANAASLKSSVLRLAFIFILVGFGTKAGLAPMHTWLPDAHSQAPSPISAMLSGVLLNSAMYGIIRTTAIVNHNQGSSSFTGRLLIAIGILSIATAAIFILTQKDYKRLLAYSSIEHMGIIAVAIGIFTPLSIFGGLLHMINHSLTKSMLFLSAGNIMQKYDTKQIFKIKGILKTLPVSGTVFLLGLFAIAGTPPFNVFASEFSITAAIFNQSSLWVGMVFILLLAAVFAGIAVTLFKMFYGEPDSTEAAAAKTGEINILGTICLVILLAAVTVGGVYLPETVRELIIQAQGIILGTI
- a CDS encoding hydrogenase, with translation MSENLSETLSVLILLSSFVLMANKRISSYIKSFRIQSMLIALAAGVMGVRSLLDEGRWDILIVCILIVVLKVIYIPGLLNRTYASVRYRVEKDFILNIPILVLVCCGLVVFSYFTLASIDGSSQGMSNMQLVNSISVIWIGLFFMISRKKALGQIIGFLVIENGLYITAMLATQGMPFIVDLGIFIDLVTFVLIMGMLTFRINDQFDSIDTDQLNNLKG
- a CDS encoding NADH-quinone oxidoreductase subunit C codes for the protein MALVNEILLKIEVEMMKASELKQILAEKFCVAELTDIGKKNRNSHDHELYLNTASESIPGICAYMNKELGYPLVLMFANDEQSQNSCFGVYYVFADRQDALLLVIKVSVSPDKMEIPSVSNIIQAAAAYEREIKDLFGIIPIGHPDAKRLVFHSNWPNGVYPLHKAFPAGYRPQRAAEEISFCKVEGEGVYEIPVGPVHAGIIEPGHFRFSVAGEPIINLEAQLYFVHKGIEKLAEQQSIEKCLYISERISGDETFANSLAYCQAIEKIAGIEVPVRAAYTRVIFAELERLTSHLGDLGGVCLDAAYGFATFQFRMIRGWAYALADELCGMRFLRSVNKPGGVRKDFVAGKETSLIGQLNKIRCELEDTVEIIKANSLFIDRIENTGILDQKIAADLNTVGPGGRASGLRYDVRKSFPYAAYPQLKFNIPEHYNGDINCRLNTKIEECFESINLMVQAINQMPSGKVLEPVEAVEPYRFAFGLTEAPRGENIHWLMTGENNTVYRYKIRTPSFCNWPALCHAVKGNIVPDFPLINKSFNLSYAGNDL
- a CDS encoding alpha/beta hydrolase, whose protein sequence is MKNGMAFRTPEGKKEVLRMYDALLEQWSAQYETIHLTTRYGKTFVLAGGDPNAPPLILLHGSGMNSVMWLGDMPTYMKHFRVYAVDIPGEPGKSAEEQLPFDSSAYAEWLDDVFGALAIDKASIIGISLGAWLAIKYAVFRPEKVEKLVLLCPSGVGPQKGSFLFTAMFHMCFGDRGLKKLF
- the nuoB gene encoding NADH-quinone oxidoreductase subunit NuoB, translated to MDGKERRVKDDTTAESGTVARRQAQNNNLSIDKIYGTSKEDKKMFKMLKKIIQYPRLTQEYPKIPASGAQFLGQTEINPEKCSFCGECVLRCPSQAIVMAKEAGIIGINYDACIFCVLCEEVCPAGAVTTTNQFELAEKDKAMLHVDKSVSVKNQTLMIDENNLPDTSYEAVCSDLEAKIKKMFGRSLQIREVDSGSCNGCDYEINALNNPVNDIERLGISFVASPRHADMLLVTGTATRNMQQALVKTYHAAPDPKLVVAVGACACSGGIFKDSYATNNGIDTIVPVDVYIPGCPPRPQAIIYGILKALDRMK
- a CDS encoding PadR family transcriptional regulator, whose product is MMPMMMSINYAILGILSTQSLTGYDLKKIIQDSSFMYWSGNNNQIYKALVELLNLGFVTNEIQMQESSPAKKIYTITAEGIVELKKWVLSTPEIAEIKKTFLIQLAWSDLLNDEELKSLLLAYEEQIKMQIILEKEKSRRGRFSPARSKRELTMWEMIQENIISSCENELSWLETVRNKLSGDFQQ
- a CDS encoding carbon-nitrogen hydrolase family protein, with the protein product MSIVRTAALQLKVSPEKSENLDRLQQHLDSLAKENVDLVILPEMFNCPYQTSLFPDYAEEEGGACWQKLSSLAVKYKIYLVAGSMPEKDRENKIYNTSYVFDRQGRQIGKHRKVHLFDIEIEGGQQFRESDTLSPGNKATVFDTEFGTMGICICYDLRFPELARLMVDQGAKMIIVPGAFNMTTGPAHWEVLFRTRAVDNQVFMVGAAPARDPEAGYTSWGHTIMVGPWGNVLQQMDEREGCIIQDLDLAEVAKVRRELPLLAQRRSDLYQLTSKC